In a genomic window of Gloeocapsopsis dulcis:
- a CDS encoding rhomboid family intramembrane serine protease, producing MVPLRDNNPTSITPYVTYAIVGANIFIFLYQATLSPQELQAFFNRAAVVPCQLSTTCPVPVDQGIPEWLTLVTSQFLHGGLLHLGGNMLFLWVFGNNIEDRLGHLKFFIFYISCGVLAALAQWFFSQNSTTPMVGASGAIAGVMGAYILRYPKAQVLTLIPLGFFITTFRIPAYFFLGFWFVQQAFYGLVSLPARTNVGMEGGGVAYWAHAGGFVFGAILGPMLGLMRRD from the coding sequence GTGGTACCACTGCGAGATAATAATCCAACATCAATTACTCCCTACGTGACTTATGCGATAGTTGGAGCAAACATATTTATTTTCTTATATCAAGCAACGCTTTCACCGCAAGAACTACAAGCATTCTTCAACCGCGCAGCCGTAGTACCATGTCAACTATCAACAACCTGTCCTGTGCCTGTGGATCAAGGAATACCGGAATGGTTGACTTTAGTAACATCACAATTTTTGCACGGCGGTCTCCTGCATTTAGGAGGCAATATGTTGTTTTTGTGGGTTTTTGGTAATAATATTGAAGACCGTTTAGGTCATCTCAAATTTTTCATTTTTTACATCAGTTGTGGCGTTTTAGCTGCATTGGCACAGTGGTTTTTCTCGCAAAATTCTACTACTCCCATGGTAGGTGCAAGTGGTGCGATCGCCGGCGTCATGGGCGCATACATTCTCCGCTATCCCAAAGCCCAGGTGTTAACTTTAATTCCTTTAGGATTTTTCATCACAACATTCCGCATTCCTGCCTATTTCTTTCTCGGATTTTGGTTTGTTCAGCAAGCATTTTATGGTTTAGTTAGCTTACCCGCACGTACAAATGTTGGTATGGAAGGCGGCGGTGTTGCTTACTGGGCGCACGCGGGGGGTTTTGTTTTTGGGGCAATTTTAGGTCCAATGTTGGGTTTAATGCGGCGCGATTAG
- a CDS encoding rhomboid family intramembrane serine protease produces the protein MVPIRDNNPTSITPYITYGLIAANVLAFLYETSLPPQQLDGFFHLAAIVPRELSASFAGIPVNQPVPEWATLITSQFLHGGLLHLGGNMLFLWIFGNNVEDRLGHFKYLFFYLACGVLAGLAQWFFSQGSTVPSLGASGAIAGVMGAYIIRFPKAEVLTLIPLGFYFPAVRLPAFYFLGFWFLQQALYGVASLEARTNIGMESGGIAYWAHAGGFVFGAILGPILGLFKDDPQQEYL, from the coding sequence ATGGTTCCAATTCGAGATAATAATCCTACGTCAATTACGCCTTATATTACCTATGGGCTAATTGCCGCTAACGTTCTCGCTTTCTTGTATGAAACAAGTTTGCCACCACAACAACTTGATGGCTTTTTCCATTTAGCCGCGATCGTACCGCGTGAGTTGTCCGCCAGCTTTGCTGGAATTCCGGTAAATCAGCCTGTACCAGAGTGGGCGACATTAATTACATCGCAATTTCTTCACGGTGGTCTCCTACATTTAGGAGGCAATATGCTGTTCCTGTGGATTTTTGGTAATAATGTAGAAGATCGTTTAGGGCATTTCAAGTACTTATTTTTCTACCTAGCTTGCGGTGTTTTAGCAGGTTTAGCGCAGTGGTTCTTCTCACAAGGTTCGACAGTTCCTTCTTTGGGTGCGAGTGGCGCGATCGCTGGTGTTATGGGAGCATACATTATCCGCTTCCCGAAAGCTGAGGTACTAACGTTAATTCCTTTAGGATTTTACTTTCCCGCCGTGCGACTTCCGGCATTTTACTTTCTCGGTTTTTGGTTTCTGCAACAAGCCCTTTATGGCGTTGCGAGTTTAGAAGCCCGTACAAATATTGGTATGGAAAGCGGTGGTATTGCTTACTGGGCGCACGCTGGTGGTTTCGTGTTTGGAGCGATTTTAGGTCCAATCTTAGGTTTATTTAAAGACGATCCGCAGCAAGAATATCTCTAA